The Calliphora vicina chromosome 3, idCalVici1.1, whole genome shotgun sequence genome contains a region encoding:
- the LOC135955144 gene encoding T-box-containing protein TBX6L-like, whose translation MFNVQELMEYRMQQQIAQEIYRQQIMQRIPDPFPQMMPMGMPHHMMVPAPRPTLPGQVEAKLENNDLWQQFHKIGTEMIITKTGRRMFPSMRVSVKGLEEESQYCVLLEMVPIGDCRYKFSGSQWVPAGGAEPQSPQRMFLHPDSPATGSHWQSQTILFNKVKLTNNTMDNSGHIVLASMHKYQPRLHLIKTSDLSQLPWAPQQNYVFPETEFIAVTAYQNDRITKLKIDNNPFAKGFRETGQSKCKRKMMSSSSSSSSSSSQHEESDDCLSKSEDDRSSVSSFDSPPQQKRLRSLESSDEESCSYAASSISQSARYEEYLQAHQRQQQLQAAQYMNSPTSSFYHPQQQLASTQFMQQHLHSLIMDPFRMLLPAATAPPPTMYHPKSVNEETSQLTTSSSPSPTPSNSSSASSSTAEPSPSSLSPAPAQPTSQKRNNFSISAILAY comes from the exons ATCCCTTTCCCCAAATGATGCCCATGGGCATGCCCCATCACATGATGGTGCCCGCACCACGACCCACTTTACCCGGTCAAGTTGAGGCCAAATTGGAAAATAATGATTTATGGCAACAGTTTCATAAAATTGGCACTGAAATGATTATCACCAAAACTGGAAG ACGTATGTTTCCTTCGATGCGTGTCTCGGTTAAGGGTTTAGAAGAAGAATCTCAATATTGTGTGTTGTTGGAAATGGTTCCAATTGGTGATTGTCGCTATAAGTTTTCGGGTTCTCAATGGGTGCCAGCTGGAGGAGCTGAACCTCAATCGCCCCAAAGAATGTTTTTGCATCCCGACAGTCCTGCCACCGGCTCTCACTGGCAATCTCAAACTATATTATTCAATAAAGTCAAATTGACCAACAATACCATGGACAACAGTGGTCAT ATTGTCTTGGCCAGCATGCATAAATATCAACCTCGTTTGCATCTTATTAAGACATCCGATTTGTCCCAATTACCCTGGGCTCCTCAgcaaaattatgtatttcctGAAACCGAATTCATAGCAGTTACTGCTTATCAG AATGACCGTATTACAAAGTTGAAAATTGACAACAATCCCTTTGCTAAAGGTTTCCGTGAGACTGGTCAATCAAagtgtaaaagaaaaatgatgtCGTCGTCGTCTTCCTCCTCCTCCTCTTCAAGTCAGCATGAGGAAAGTGATGATTGTTTGTCGAAATCTGAAGATGATCGTTCAAGTGTTTCCAGTTTTGACTCGCCACCCCAGCAAAAACGTCTAAGATCCTTAGAATCTTCCGATGAGGAATCCTGTTCATATGCTGCTTCATCGATTTCACAGTCTGCTCGTTATGAGGAGTATTTGCAGGCTCACCAGAGACAGCAGCAGCTACAGGCGGCACAATACATGAATTCTCCCACATCATCGTTTTATCATCCCCAGCAACAATTGGCTTCTACGCAATTTATGCAACAGCATTTACATTCATTAATAATGGATCCTTTCAGGATGCTGTTGCCCGCAGCAACAGCACCACCACCTACTATGTATCACCCTAAATCAGTTAACGAAGAAACTTCTCAATTAACCACCTCCTCATCACCTTCTCCCACCCCATCAAACTCATCTTCAGCTTCTTCTTCAACAGCTGAGCCATCTCCTTCCTCATTATCACCAGCACCAGCTCAACCTACTTCTCAAAAGAGAAATAATTTCAGCATTTCAGCTATTTTGGCTTATTGA